Proteins from one Parvibaculum lavamentivorans DS-1 genomic window:
- a CDS encoding acyltransferase family protein, which produces MEHRRDLDGVRGVACLSVILLHTVVGAIQAEAGSSYDQFRIAIQPFLIGGVDLFFVLSGFLIGGILLDNKESTNYFRTFWRRRIGRIFPVYYVMILVLIALYAVDWFYKTPLISGLLYNQLPVWAYATFIQNFYMVSEGVFGNFLGVTWSLAVEEQFYLILPPLVFLLSRGKIVVIAVLAIFAAPFVRTILWQNIDWQASYLLSPARMDTVMWGVLIACAVRNEHVISVLSRLRMAIGIIIVFLAALVAADMFNYASAPLLATTTYHTHGLFVSTLRYSALAMMYALIILRLYLPGAGALRSFLSNPILVRVGLVSYAAYMYHQLINFTIHRAVHGGNPLIAEWRDAYLPIIVLSLTFLAAAVSYCYLEKPILDRARRQKYTFEEPQPQALLSRLG; this is translated from the coding sequence ATGGAGCACCGCAGGGATCTGGATGGCGTGCGGGGGGTCGCATGCCTGTCGGTAATTTTGTTGCATACGGTTGTTGGTGCGATACAGGCGGAGGCCGGGTCTTCCTACGATCAGTTTCGCATCGCTATCCAGCCGTTCTTGATCGGCGGCGTGGATTTATTTTTTGTCCTGTCGGGTTTTCTGATCGGCGGAATCCTTCTCGATAACAAGGAGTCCACGAACTATTTTCGTACATTCTGGCGACGGAGAATCGGACGGATATTTCCTGTCTACTACGTGATGATTCTGGTTCTGATTGCGCTCTATGCTGTGGACTGGTTCTACAAAACGCCGCTCATCTCCGGTCTTCTCTACAACCAGTTGCCTGTGTGGGCCTACGCCACGTTCATCCAGAATTTTTACATGGTGTCCGAAGGCGTTTTTGGGAATTTCCTCGGGGTGACTTGGTCGCTTGCCGTGGAGGAGCAATTTTATCTCATCCTGCCACCGTTGGTATTCCTCCTTTCAAGAGGGAAAATTGTTGTCATCGCAGTACTGGCAATATTTGCTGCGCCTTTCGTCAGGACGATCCTCTGGCAGAATATCGATTGGCAGGCGAGCTATCTTCTCTCACCCGCGCGCATGGATACGGTGATGTGGGGTGTGCTTATTGCGTGTGCGGTGCGCAATGAGCATGTGATCTCTGTGCTCTCTCGCTTACGAATGGCGATTGGCATCATCATCGTTTTTCTCGCGGCTTTAGTTGCGGCGGATATGTTCAATTATGCCTCTGCGCCTTTGCTCGCAACCACGACCTATCATACGCATGGTTTGTTTGTGAGTACGCTCCGGTATTCGGCTTTGGCGATGATGTACGCCTTGATTATCCTGAGGCTGTATCTTCCGGGCGCTGGCGCTCTGAGATCTTTTTTGTCCAACCCAATTCTGGTCCGGGTAGGCCTGGTTTCCTATGCAGCATACATGTACCACCAGCTCATAAACTTCACGATCCACAGAGCTGTGCACGGTGGAAATCCACTCATCGCCGAGTGGCGAGATGCATACCTGCCGATTATTGTCCTCAGCCTGACGTTTCTTGCGGCTGCCGTTTCGTACTGCTATCTCGAGAAGCCGATCCTCGATCGGGCGAGACGCCAGAAATATACGTTTGAGGAGCCCCAGCCTCAGGCGCTACTCAGCCGCCTCGGCTAG